A stretch of DNA from Streptococcus sp. NPS 308:
TCGTAATGATTATATCATATTTTTTAAACCAAGGGAACTATTTCCCACATTTTTTAGACGTCAAGTGTACTGTAAACAGCGTTTTCTTCGATAAATTCGCGACGAGGTTCTACTCGATCCCCCATCAACATATCAAAGATTTTATCTGCTTCGGCAGCATCATCTACCGAAACACGCGCCATCAAGCGATGTTCAGGATCCATGGTTGTTTCCCACAATTGGTGGTCATCCATTTCTCCCAAACCTTTATAACGTTGGATGGTTGGTTTTGAACGCCCTTCACTGTGACGTGCTAAGGCTTCTTGGAGTTTAATTTCTTGATCTGCACCAGGTTGAATGTATTCTTTAATCTCACTTCCAACCTTAACCCCATAAATCGGTGGTTGGGCAATGTAGACATAACCAGCCTCTAAGATTGGTTTCATGTAGCGGTAAATCAAGGTTAGCAGGAGTGTTCGAATGTGGGCTCCATCAACATCGGCATCGGTCATCAAAACGAGTTTTTGGTAACGAGCCTTAGTGACATCAAATTCTGCACCAAATCCTGTTCCCATGGCTGTGAAAAGACTTCGAATTTCTTCGTTGGCAAGGATTTTATCCATGCTAGCTTTTTCAACGTTCAAAATCTTACCACGAATTGGCAAGATAGCTTGGAATTCACGGTTACGACCAGATTTAGCTGATCCACCAGCTGAGTCTCCCTCAACGATGAAGAGTTCGGTTTCAGCAGGGTTATTTGAAGAACAGTCTGCTAATTTCCCTGGAAGATTGGAAATTTCCAAACCAGATTTCTTGCGAGTGACTTCACGCGCACGCTTGGCAGCTACACGAGCCTTGGCAGCCAAAATCCCTTTTTCCACGATGCGCTTGGCAATCTGCGGATTCTCCATGAGGAAATCAGAAAAGGCATCGCTAAAGAGGCGGTTGGTAATCTTAACAACTTCGCTATTTCCCAGTTTGGTCTTGGTTTGTCCTTCAAACTGCGGATTAGGGTGCTTGACTGAGATAACAGCAGTCAAACCTTCACGAACATCTTCCCCTGTCAGGTTGTCTTCATTGTCTTTTAGCAGTTTATTCTTGCGGGCATAATCGTTGATAACACGAGTCAGAGCCGTACGGAAACCTTGCTCATGTGTTCCACCTTCATGGGTATGAATATTATTGGCGAAACTCATGACGTTTTCGTGGTAACCCGTTGTGTACTGCATGGCTACTTCAACAGTAATGTCATCCATCTCACCGTCTGTGTAGATTGGTGTATCAAAGATAACATCCTTATTCTCGTTGATATACTCAACGTAGCTAGCAATCCCACCCTCATAATGGTAATGCTTGGTTTGTTCGAGACCTTCACGCTTGTCTGTAATTGAAATTCGAAGCCCTCGGTTCAAAAAGGCTAATTCTTGAACACGTTTGTTTAATTTTTCAAAGTCAAATGTTGTTGTTTCTGTAAAAATCTCTGGGTCTGGTGTAAAGTGAACTGTTGTTCCTGTTTTATCTGTATCTCCAACGACCTCAAGATCAGCAACAACATGACCACGACGGTATTCTTGGTAATGAATTTTGCCGTTTTTGTGAACATGAACATCTAGTTGCGTTGAAAGAGCGTTTACTACTGATGAACCTACTCCGTGGAGTCCACCTGATACCTTATATCCGCCACCGCCGAATTTTCCTCCAGCGTGAAGAACCGTAAAGACTGTCTCAACAGCAGGACGTCCCGTCTTTTCTTGAATATCAACAGGAATTCCACGACCGTCATCCACAACTGTAATAGAATCATCAGGTTCGATAAAGACTTGGATATGACTAGCAAATCCAGCCAAGGCCTCGTCAATAGAGTTATCAACAATTTCCCAGACTAGGTGGTGAAGACCCTCTTTAGCAGTCGATCCGATATACATACCTGGACGCATACGAACGGCTTCCAGACCTTCTAAAACTTGAATTTGACTGGCATCATAATCCTGTGCCTGTTGATTTTTGATTTCTTCTGTCATTTTTTCCCTTTTCTTACATGTCTATTGCTTGTCTCAATATCGCAACGTTATTAAAAAGATAGGCATCTAAGCCAACAGCTATACCTGCTTCTACATCAATATTTCTGTCACCAATGACCAAACCTGATGAGATATGATACTTATCACGTAAATAAATCATGGACTCAGGATCTGGTTTCCGTTTAAAGCCAGAACTGGCAGTCACCACCTCGGTAAAGTAGTTGGCTATCCGGGTCTTAGCAAGAAGTTCTAGCACTTGGTCATTTCGATGAGAAACCAAGAAATGGCGGCCACCCTCGTCCGAAATGTCTTTGAGTAATTCTGGAATTCCCTCAAACAAAACTGGATGTTCTAGCTCACGCGCTTCATTTTCTTTGTAGTGCTCTAAAAAATCCTCGATATCTGGTGCAAACTCCTCGATGGCAAAAGCTGTCGAAACCTTCAAGGCTTCGTAAACACAGTCGTGTTCTTGCTCTAATCCATATTGGGCCAAGGTTTCTACAAAGGCTGCAGTAGAAGTCTCGTAATTATCCAATAGGGTACCACCTAAATCCCATATGTAGTCGTGATATTTCATACCCTTCATTATACCATTTTTTTATGAAAAAAGCGATGATTTCCTAGATTTTTCCAAGTAAAAAACGAGAGTCTGCCTCTCGTTTTATTCTTGATTTCCAAAGACATCTCGATAGAGCATACCGACTCGTAAACTTTCGGCATCTCCTCCCAACTGATCCACCAATTCATAGGCAAAGGCAAGGGCTGTTGACGGTCCTCGGCTGGTTGTTAGATTGCCATCCACAACAACTGTTTCCTTTTGGTAAATCCCGTCAGTAATTTGCTCCTGCACACCGTCATAACAGGTAAAGCGCTTATCTTTTAAAACACCTGCTTGATGGAGGGCGATTGGGGCTGCGCAGATAGCCGAAATCTTCTTTCCCTCTTGGTTAAAGGCTTGAATCTCAGAAATGAGGGCTTGATTATCCCGTAGATTTGCTGATCCAGGCATGCCACCTGGCAGAACGAGCAGGTCATAGTCGGATAAATCACCATCAAAGACACGATCGGCTGTTACCTGAATGTCATGTGATCCTGTCACCTGCTCCTCAAATCCTACCATATCACAGGAAATGTTTGCTCGACGCAAGACATCGACTACTGTCAAGGCTTCGATTTCTTCAAAGCCATTTGCTAAGATAACTGCTACTTTTACCATAGCGACCTCCTTATTTGATTTGTTTTAGGATTACTTTTTTTCGTTTGAATGGAATTTTCCCACTCTTTTCTTCTGCTAGATTGGTCTGGTAACTCATAGACAAGAGGAGACCGACACCGATGAGGTTACTAATAATAGCGGAGCCCCCTTGAGAGATGAAAGGTAAAGGTATCCCAGTCAGTGGAAGCAAGCCAGTCACTGCGCCAATATTTTCAAAGATATGGAAGAGCAACATCATGATAAAGCCAGTCGAAATATAGGTATAGAACTGGTTATTTGATCTGAGAGTAATCTTCAACATCCGATAGATAAGAAGTAGGTACAAAGC
This window harbors:
- the gyrB gene encoding DNA topoisomerase (ATP-hydrolyzing) subunit B produces the protein MTEEIKNQQAQDYDASQIQVLEGLEAVRMRPGMYIGSTAKEGLHHLVWEIVDNSIDEALAGFASHIQVFIEPDDSITVVDDGRGIPVDIQEKTGRPAVETVFTVLHAGGKFGGGGYKVSGGLHGVGSSVVNALSTQLDVHVHKNGKIHYQEYRRGHVVADLEVVGDTDKTGTTVHFTPDPEIFTETTTFDFEKLNKRVQELAFLNRGLRISITDKREGLEQTKHYHYEGGIASYVEYINENKDVIFDTPIYTDGEMDDITVEVAMQYTTGYHENVMSFANNIHTHEGGTHEQGFRTALTRVINDYARKNKLLKDNEDNLTGEDVREGLTAVISVKHPNPQFEGQTKTKLGNSEVVKITNRLFSDAFSDFLMENPQIAKRIVEKGILAAKARVAAKRAREVTRKKSGLEISNLPGKLADCSSNNPAETELFIVEGDSAGGSAKSGRNREFQAILPIRGKILNVEKASMDKILANEEIRSLFTAMGTGFGAEFDVTKARYQKLVLMTDADVDGAHIRTLLLTLIYRYMKPILEAGYVYIAQPPIYGVKVGSEIKEYIQPGADQEIKLQEALARHSEGRSKPTIQRYKGLGEMDDHQLWETTMDPEHRLMARVSVDDAAEADKIFDMLMGDRVEPRREFIEENAVYSTLDV
- a CDS encoding HAD-IA family hydrolase produces the protein MKYHDYIWDLGGTLLDNYETSTAAFVETLAQYGLEQEHDCVYEALKVSTAFAIEEFAPDIEDFLEHYKENEARELEHPVLFEGIPELLKDISDEGGRHFLVSHRNDQVLELLAKTRIANYFTEVVTASSGFKRKPDPESMIYLRDKYHISSGLVIGDRNIDVEAGIAVGLDAYLFNNVAILRQAIDM
- a CDS encoding DJ-1 family glyoxalase III, whose amino-acid sequence is MVKVAVILANGFEEIEALTVVDVLRRANISCDMVGFEEQVTGSHDIQVTADRVFDGDLSDYDLLVLPGGMPGSANLRDNQALISEIQAFNQEGKKISAICAAPIALHQAGVLKDKRFTCYDGVQEQITDGIYQKETVVVDGNLTTSRGPSTALAFAYELVDQLGGDAESLRVGMLYRDVFGNQE